The Pelagibacterium halotolerans B2 genome has a segment encoding these proteins:
- a CDS encoding TIGR02186 family protein — protein MTVTRFLLALLIFLVIGTGSRAQGLIFATSDPTISIHSNFAGETITLFGNIEPSLDGTPPQGSFDVVFIIRGPVEERVVRRKSRQFGIMLNADYALFSGLPSFYRVLSSRPLEAILDPEIIAQRNLTVEAQIASALQETTGNVALFENELVRLMGNANLFRTDERGVSFLSPTFFSTRVVLPANVPNGIFLAQALVVQNGEVVAERAQRFFVQKSGFERFVGDTATNQPLLYGLATVLLALITGWLGGVLFRR, from the coding sequence GTGACGGTCACCCGCTTCCTTCTGGCACTGCTCATTTTCCTGGTCATCGGTACAGGCTCCCGTGCACAGGGCCTCATATTCGCTACCTCCGACCCCACCATTTCGATCCACTCCAATTTTGCGGGCGAGACCATAACGCTGTTCGGCAATATCGAACCCAGTCTTGATGGAACGCCACCCCAGGGATCATTCGATGTGGTCTTCATCATCCGAGGGCCGGTCGAAGAACGCGTGGTTCGGCGCAAGTCGCGTCAATTCGGCATCATGCTCAACGCTGACTATGCGCTGTTTTCCGGCCTGCCCTCTTTTTACCGGGTCTTGTCCAGCCGCCCGCTCGAAGCCATTCTTGACCCCGAGATCATTGCGCAACGCAACCTGACCGTCGAAGCGCAGATCGCGTCGGCCCTTCAGGAAACCACCGGCAATGTCGCCCTTTTTGAGAACGAACTCGTGCGTCTCATGGGCAACGCCAATCTGTTCAGGACCGACGAACGCGGCGTCAGTTTTTTGTCTCCAACATTCTTTTCGACCCGCGTCGTTCTGCCCGCCAACGTCCCCAATGGCATTTTCCTCGCCCAGGCCCTTGTGGTGCAGAATGGCGAAGTGGTCGCCGAGCGCGCGCAGCGGTTTTTCGTTCAGAAATCGGGATTCGAGCGCTTTGTGGGCGATACCGCCACCAACCAGCCGCTGCTTTATGGGCTCGCGACGGTGCTTTTGGCGCTGATTACCGGATGGCTTGGCGGCGTATTGTTCAGGCGCTGA
- a CDS encoding SDR family NAD(P)-dependent oxidoreductase, with product MSPVIFITGATSGFGAATARLFAKNGWQVVATGRRRERLAELEAEFPEIVHGIEMDLTEVASIKHAVAAIPENFKPITCLFNNGGLALGTGAIPDVDTDQWQTMIDTNIVGLLHTTLEVLPLIKQVGRGSSIINVGSIAGHFAYTGGNVYGATKAFVHQFSMNLRTDTMGTGIRITSLEPGHAKSEFTAVRTGGDFEANEKMYADNEPLLPEDIANTVWWLANLPAHVNVNSIEIMPVCQVPTRPVLLKKTDFQN from the coding sequence ATGTCTCCCGTCATCTTCATCACCGGCGCCACATCCGGCTTCGGCGCGGCCACCGCGCGGCTTTTCGCAAAGAATGGCTGGCAAGTCGTCGCCACGGGCCGCCGGCGTGAGCGGCTGGCCGAACTTGAGGCCGAGTTTCCCGAAATCGTTCACGGCATAGAGATGGACCTGACCGAGGTGGCCTCGATCAAACACGCAGTCGCGGCTATCCCGGAAAATTTCAAACCAATCACCTGCCTGTTCAATAATGGCGGGCTGGCCCTGGGCACCGGCGCCATACCCGATGTGGATACCGATCAATGGCAGACGATGATCGACACCAATATCGTGGGGCTGTTGCACACAACGCTCGAAGTTCTTCCGCTAATCAAACAGGTGGGCCGCGGCTCCTCGATAATCAATGTCGGATCGATCGCGGGGCACTTTGCCTATACAGGCGGCAATGTCTATGGCGCGACCAAGGCCTTCGTGCACCAATTCTCGATGAATTTACGCACCGACACCATGGGCACGGGTATTCGCATCACCTCGCTCGAACCGGGCCATGCGAAATCGGAATTTACTGCAGTGCGTACGGGCGGGGATTTCGAGGCCAATGAGAAAATGTATGCCGACAACGAGCCGCTGCTGCCCGAGGACATCGCCAATACCGTCTGGTGGCTGGCGAACCTGCCTGCGCATGTGAACGTCAACTCCATCGAGATCATGCCCGTCTGCCAGGTTCCGACCCGGCCGGTTCTGCTCAAGAAGACCGACTTTCAGAACTAG
- a CDS encoding DUF6460 domain-containing protein codes for MSRIDGPDGPMPETMDNRETNQRPNWLESFLGGTPGRVAVRLILMSLVVGFLMSIFGISPDAIFRSIQGFINSIFDNGFEVFRDGFAYMLTGAVIVLPLWLIGRLMAAGRRR; via the coding sequence ATGAGCAGAATCGATGGACCCGATGGACCGATGCCCGAGACTATGGACAACCGCGAGACAAATCAAAGACCGAACTGGCTGGAATCGTTCCTTGGCGGAACGCCGGGACGGGTTGCCGTCCGGCTGATCCTGATGAGCCTTGTCGTGGGCTTTTTGATGTCGATCTTCGGCATCAGCCCCGACGCCATTTTCCGTTCGATCCAGGGCTTCATCAATTCAATCTTCGATAATGGGTTCGAAGTGTTCCGCGACGGCTTCGCCTATATGCTGACCGGCGCCGTGATCGTATTGCCCCTTTGGTTGATCGGGCGGCTCATGGCAGCCGGGCGACGCCGCTAG
- a CDS encoding sulfite exporter TauE/SafE family protein: protein MIGPAVLIYLPIAEMSVNLFFLVGIGGAIGFLSGLFGVGGGFLLTPLLIFSGVPAPVAVASVTGQVVAASTSGALSYWRRGGIDLTLAMFLVTGGVFGAGVGVWIFDLLRSFGQLDLAISFGYLIFLGSIGSLMLIEAVRSLIRSRRAGPPPRRMPGQHNWAHGLPLRFRFKRSKLYISVIPVIGIGFFIGIVGSLLGIGGGFILVPALVYLLRIPGSVVIGTSLLHVLAVMAATCILHAYQSQSVDILLAFSLMVGSVAGAQFGASAGQYLRGDQLRFLLALIVLGVAIRFALSLILAPADPFSTSVLGFGEGL, encoded by the coding sequence ATGATTGGGCCCGCCGTGCTGATCTATTTGCCCATCGCGGAAATGTCGGTGAACCTGTTCTTCCTCGTGGGAATCGGGGGGGCCATCGGGTTTCTATCAGGCCTGTTCGGCGTCGGCGGCGGCTTCTTGCTGACACCGTTGCTGATCTTTTCGGGCGTTCCCGCCCCGGTCGCGGTTGCCTCGGTCACAGGGCAGGTCGTGGCCGCCTCGACATCGGGCGCCCTGTCCTACTGGCGGCGTGGCGGAATCGACCTGACGCTGGCCATGTTTCTTGTCACAGGTGGTGTGTTTGGCGCCGGCGTCGGTGTGTGGATCTTCGACCTGTTGCGTTCATTCGGCCAACTCGATCTGGCCATCTCCTTCGGTTACCTGATTTTCCTGGGCTCCATCGGCTCGCTGATGCTGATCGAAGCCGTTCGTTCGTTGATCCGTTCGCGCCGGGCCGGGCCGCCGCCCCGTCGTATGCCGGGCCAGCACAACTGGGCCCACGGCCTGCCGCTGCGCTTCCGATTCAAACGCTCCAAGCTCTACATCTCGGTCATTCCGGTGATCGGCATTGGCTTTTTCATCGGCATCGTCGGTTCGCTTCTCGGCATCGGTGGTGGCTTCATCCTGGTACCGGCACTCGTTTATCTGCTGCGCATCCCAGGTTCGGTAGTGATTGGCACTTCGCTCCTGCATGTCCTTGCGGTCATGGCCGCAACGTGCATTCTGCATGCCTATCAGAGCCAGAGCGTGGATATTCTCCTGGCGTTCTCATTGATGGTGGGCAGTGTAGCGGGTGCGCAATTTGGCGCTTCGGCCGGTCAATATCTTCGGGGCGACCAATTGCGATTCCTTCTCGCGCTCATCGTGCTCGGGGTGGCAATCCGGTTTGCCCTGTCCTTGATTCTTGCACCGGCCGATCCGTTTTCCACGTCCGTCCTCGGGTTTGGAGAAGGGCTGTGA
- the pdeM gene encoding ligase-associated DNA damage response endonuclease PdeM, which translates to MAQAQPVSGKEAQETIRFAGEIFVPLASGALYWPDAEALLVADLHLEKLSSYARAGQLLPPYDTSMTLRRLERDIGGVGAKRVFALGDSFHRDEGTTTLLAHDRERLGRMVHQLDWVWVAGNHDPTPHALGGTCCMELAVSGCSLRHEPQAGIGGLIAGHLHPAARVAMNGKTSRRPCFVWDEDLMILPAYGSSTGSLNVLSPAFSRLFDHRKIQVMMIGRDRVYQVGRQRLVSG; encoded by the coding sequence TTGGCACAGGCTCAGCCGGTTAGCGGCAAAGAGGCACAGGAAACGATCCGGTTTGCGGGCGAAATCTTTGTCCCGCTTGCTTCGGGTGCGCTCTATTGGCCGGATGCCGAAGCCCTCCTCGTCGCCGATCTCCATCTCGAAAAACTATCGAGCTATGCACGCGCGGGTCAGCTCTTGCCACCCTACGATACGTCGATGACATTGAGGCGGCTCGAACGCGATATTGGTGGCGTCGGAGCAAAGCGCGTCTTTGCGCTCGGGGACAGTTTTCATCGCGACGAGGGCACCACCACGCTCCTGGCCCATGATCGCGAGCGGCTCGGTCGCATGGTTCATCAGCTCGACTGGGTCTGGGTTGCGGGCAATCATGACCCGACCCCGCACGCCCTCGGCGGCACCTGCTGCATGGAACTTGCGGTTTCGGGCTGTTCGCTGCGTCATGAGCCGCAGGCGGGAATTGGCGGCCTGATCGCGGGGCATCTTCATCCGGCAGCAAGAGTAGCCATGAATGGAAAGACGTCGCGGCGTCCGTGCTTTGTCTGGGACGAGGATTTGATGATTCTGCCAGCGTATGGATCTTCCACGGGCAGCCTGAACGTCCTGTCGCCGGCTTTTTCCCGACTGTTCGATCATCGGAAAATCCAGGTCATGATGATAGGCCGCGACCGGGTTTATCAGGTTGGCCGTCAGCGCTTGGTGTCCGGCTAG
- a CDS encoding ligase-associated DNA damage response DEXH box helicase — MTALSPIVADWFAAKGWRARPHQLAVLEAERAGNSVLLIAPTGAGKTLAGFLPSLEDLIENPMEGLHTLYISPLKALAVDVARNLGDPVREMALKIKVETRTGDTPASRRQRQRFDPPHILMTTPEQLALLLSHPDSVRLFGSLRRVVLDELHALVTSKRGDLLSLGVARLARLSPDVKIAALSATVAQPEILRDWIAAPVAPNPTVLLNAPGGASPQLSILASEERLPWAGHSAAYAVPDLYATIKQHGTTLLFVNTRSQAEMLFQNLWAINDEALPIALHHGSLSVEQRRKVESAMVSGVLRAVVCTSTLDLGIDWGDVDLVVQVGAPKGASRMLQRIGRANHRLDEPSKAMFVPANRFEVLECEAALEAVAEGAQDSETPLPGGLDVLAQHILGLACADPLDENQTFAEITSAWPYKDLTREKFHRVLDFVSTGGYALRAYERFAKLRKTADGLWRIANPQIAQQYRLNVGTIVEEPMLKVRLVRARGVRKGATTGPIGRGGRVLGEIEEYFIDQLVRGDTFMFGGEIVAFEGVVETEAYVSRSFSDNPKIPSYMGGKFPLSTFLAERVRKILANPEGWRVLPDQVREWLDLQNYASVLPDSDSLLVETFPRADKHYMVCYPFEGRLAHQTLGMLLTRRLERARAQPLGFVASDYAIAIWCASDLGALIASERLSLDQLFDEDMLGDDLEAWLDESALMKRTFRNCAIISGLIERRHPGKEKSGRQITVSSDIIYDVLYQHEPDHILIEATRRDAARGLLDIERLGHALKRIRRHIKHKRLDRISPLAVPVLLDIGKEPIFGEAREAVLREAAEDLIAEAIGTDVPTNQG, encoded by the coding sequence GTGACCGCACTTTCACCCATAGTTGCGGATTGGTTCGCCGCCAAGGGCTGGCGTGCTCGACCGCATCAACTTGCCGTACTCGAAGCCGAGCGTGCCGGCAATTCGGTGCTGCTGATCGCCCCGACCGGGGCGGGCAAGACCCTGGCCGGGTTCCTGCCGTCCCTTGAGGACCTGATCGAAAATCCTATGGAGGGGCTGCACACGCTCTATATTTCGCCGCTCAAGGCGCTGGCGGTCGATGTGGCGCGCAATCTGGGCGACCCGGTGCGCGAGATGGCTCTGAAGATCAAGGTCGAAACCCGCACGGGCGATACGCCCGCCTCGCGTCGTCAGCGTCAGCGCTTTGATCCGCCCCACATTCTGATGACGACGCCCGAGCAACTGGCGCTGCTCCTGAGTCATCCCGACAGCGTCAGACTGTTCGGGAGCCTGCGGCGTGTCGTGCTCGATGAATTGCACGCGCTGGTCACCTCCAAGCGCGGCGATCTGCTCAGCCTCGGTGTTGCGCGGCTGGCCAGATTGTCGCCCGATGTGAAGATTGCCGCATTGTCTGCGACGGTCGCCCAACCCGAAATTCTGCGCGATTGGATTGCCGCGCCGGTTGCGCCCAATCCGACCGTGCTCCTCAATGCACCGGGCGGTGCCTCGCCACAACTTTCCATTCTTGCCAGCGAGGAGCGGCTGCCCTGGGCCGGCCATTCTGCTGCCTATGCGGTGCCCGATCTTTACGCAACGATCAAACAGCACGGTACGACGCTCCTCTTCGTCAACACCCGTTCGCAGGCCGAAATGCTGTTCCAGAACCTGTGGGCCATCAACGATGAAGCGCTGCCCATCGCGCTCCATCACGGCTCGCTCTCGGTCGAGCAGCGCCGCAAGGTGGAAAGCGCTATGGTTTCGGGCGTGCTGCGCGCCGTAGTTTGCACCTCGACCCTCGATCTGGGCATTGACTGGGGCGATGTCGATCTGGTCGTGCAGGTCGGCGCACCAAAGGGCGCCTCACGCATGCTCCAGAGAATCGGGCGCGCCAACCATCGGCTCGACGAGCCCTCCAAGGCCATGTTCGTTCCCGCCAACCGCTTCGAAGTGCTCGAATGCGAGGCAGCGCTTGAGGCGGTGGCCGAGGGCGCCCAGGACAGCGAAACGCCTCTCCCCGGCGGGCTGGACGTTCTCGCCCAGCACATTCTGGGACTGGCTTGTGCCGATCCGCTCGATGAGAACCAAACCTTCGCTGAAATCACATCAGCCTGGCCCTACAAGGATCTGACGCGAGAGAAATTCCATCGGGTGCTCGATTTCGTCTCGACCGGCGGATATGCGCTGAGGGCTTATGAGCGGTTTGCGAAACTGCGCAAGACCGCGGACGGCCTCTGGCGCATCGCCAATCCCCAGATTGCGCAGCAATACAGGCTCAACGTCGGCACCATCGTCGAAGAACCCATGCTCAAGGTGCGACTGGTCAGGGCGCGTGGGGTGCGCAAAGGCGCAACGACCGGACCGATCGGGCGTGGGGGCAGGGTATTGGGGGAAATCGAGGAGTATTTCATCGACCAGTTGGTGCGCGGCGATACCTTCATGTTCGGCGGCGAGATCGTTGCCTTCGAAGGTGTTGTGGAAACCGAAGCTTATGTGTCGCGCTCATTCTCCGACAATCCCAAAATTCCCTCCTATATGGGTGGGAAGTTCCCGCTCTCGACATTTCTGGCTGAGAGGGTGCGCAAGATCCTCGCCAACCCCGAGGGCTGGCGCGTCTTGCCCGATCAGGTGCGCGAATGGCTTGACCTGCAGAACTACGCTTCGGTCTTGCCGGACAGCGACAGCCTGCTGGTCGAAACGTTTCCGCGCGCCGACAAGCATTACATGGTCTGCTATCCGTTCGAAGGGCGCCTGGCTCACCAAACCCTGGGAATGCTGCTGACCCGAAGGCTTGAGCGGGCTCGCGCCCAGCCGCTCGGGTTCGTTGCCTCCGACTACGCGATCGCCATCTGGTGCGCATCCGATCTGGGAGCATTGATCGCATCGGAACGGCTTTCCCTCGATCAATTGTTCGACGAGGACATGCTGGGCGACGATCTGGAGGCCTGGCTCGATGAATCGGCACTTATGAAGCGCACGTTCCGAAACTGCGCCATAATTTCCGGTCTTATCGAGCGCCGGCATCCCGGCAAGGAAAAATCGGGCCGCCAGATTACAGTGAGTTCGGACATCATCTATGACGTGCTCTACCAGCACGAGCCCGATCATATTCTGATCGAAGCCACACGACGCGATGCGGCGCGAGGATTGCTCGATATCGAACGGCTCGGACACGCCTTGAAACGGATCCGGCGCCATATCAAACACAAGCGGCTGGACCGAATCTCGCCTCTTGCGGTACCTGTATTGCTCGATATCGGCAAGGAACCGATCTTCGGGGAAGCGCGCGAAGCGGTTCTGCGTGAGGCCGCCGAGGATTTGATCGCAGAGGCCATTGGCACCGACGTTCCGACCAACCAGGGATAA
- a CDS encoding quinone-dependent dihydroorotate dehydrogenase, translated as MGLGDLLRNAAVQKFAQDVLMRMDAETAHRTTINALKFGLAPSGAPSPTNLQTVFCGLDLPNPIGMAPGFDKNAEVFGPLAKAGFGFVEVGTVTPRPQKGNPIPRVFRIPDAMGVINRLGFNNEGHEAAFERLKDRAPGEVVGVNIGANKDSEDFVADYIAGVKAFSPLADYLTANISSPNTPGLRNLQAEDALKRLLDALIETRAAQPRQTPILLKIAPDLEQAEMDSIARTVLESGIDGLIVSNTTISRDTVSGLENAGQAGGLSGKPLFNLATRRLAQMRLRLGPDFPIIGVGGIHSAQSAVAKLEAGANVVQLYSALVYGGLEMIEEIKSGLSQEIAARGLANVAGLTGTAVEDWAEGRKAL; from the coding sequence ATGGGCTTGGGAGATTTGCTCCGCAACGCGGCGGTTCAAAAATTCGCCCAGGACGTTCTGATGCGCATGGACGCCGAAACCGCGCACAGGACAACAATCAATGCACTCAAATTCGGGTTGGCGCCGTCGGGTGCGCCATCGCCGACCAATCTTCAAACGGTGTTCTGTGGATTGGACCTGCCCAATCCCATCGGCATGGCACCGGGCTTTGACAAGAATGCCGAAGTGTTCGGCCCGCTCGCCAAGGCGGGGTTCGGGTTTGTGGAAGTTGGAACGGTTACTCCGCGACCCCAAAAGGGAAATCCCATTCCAAGAGTATTCCGCATCCCCGATGCGATGGGCGTTATCAACCGGTTGGGATTTAACAACGAAGGTCATGAAGCCGCCTTCGAACGGCTCAAGGACCGCGCCCCCGGTGAGGTCGTTGGTGTCAATATCGGAGCCAACAAGGACAGCGAGGATTTTGTCGCCGACTATATAGCGGGAGTGAAGGCCTTCTCGCCGCTTGCCGACTATCTCACGGCCAATATCTCCTCGCCCAATACGCCCGGCCTGCGCAATCTTCAGGCCGAAGACGCGCTCAAGCGCCTGCTGGACGCCTTGATCGAAACCCGCGCAGCCCAGCCGCGCCAGACGCCGATTTTGCTCAAGATCGCGCCGGACCTCGAACAAGCCGAAATGGATTCCATCGCCAGAACTGTGCTCGAGAGCGGCATTGACGGGCTGATCGTTTCCAACACGACAATTTCGCGCGATACGGTATCGGGCCTCGAAAACGCGGGCCAAGCCGGGGGGCTTTCAGGCAAGCCGCTGTTCAATCTCGCGACTCGTCGTCTGGCACAGATGCGCCTGAGGCTCGGGCCCGATTTCCCGATAATCGGCGTGGGCGGCATTCACTCGGCTCAAAGCGCCGTCGCAAAGCTGGAGGCAGGTGCCAACGTGGTTCAGCTCTATTCGGCGCTGGTTTATGGCGGGCTCGAAATGATCGAGGAGATCAAGTCCGGCCTCTCGCAGGAAATCGCGGCACGCGGCCTTGCAAATGTTGCGGGCCTCACCGGCACGGCCGTGGAGGACTGGGCCGAAGGCAGAAAAGCGCTTTAG
- a CDS encoding MATE family efflux transporter: MTLSVHPFEVHHRDVWAIAIPASVAFITEPVAGIIDTAVIGQLGDAGLLGGLSLGAAAFSVVFALAFFLRFGTAGLTAQAIGARDPLDGLLHMARAMVAAAVLSALLLALAYPIYLGFAAALAPPPNAAGAFADYMGVRMWSVPFVLINYVLLGWFYGRADARTGMWLQILINIVNIVLSVWFVLGLGWGVPGVAWATVIGQGVAAIAGVVIAIRHYGGIKPILANTTLAALLDVAAIKRMIGLSRDLIIRSAALMGAFAYFAAQSARMGEIELASNAILLQLFSVSAFFLDGIATASEQLCGKAVGARWRPAFERATKLTLGWGLLIAGTLSVLLFSFGWLAIDLMTTNAEVREMARVYLVMAALTPLTGMPAFVYDGVMIGATFNVTMRNGMIVSLIVYLATAMILQPILGLWGLWIALHVLLLVRAGIYAVAIERRKDEIFT; this comes from the coding sequence ATGACTCTATCGGTTCACCCCTTCGAGGTTCACCATCGTGATGTGTGGGCTATCGCCATTCCGGCCTCGGTGGCGTTCATCACCGAACCGGTGGCGGGCATCATCGATACCGCGGTCATCGGGCAGTTGGGCGATGCGGGGCTGCTGGGCGGGCTGTCGCTGGGCGCGGCGGCGTTCAGTGTCGTCTTCGCCCTGGCCTTTTTCCTGCGCTTCGGAACGGCAGGGCTGACGGCGCAGGCGATCGGAGCGCGCGATCCGCTCGACGGGTTGCTCCATATGGCACGGGCCATGGTCGCTGCGGCGGTGTTGAGTGCGCTGCTTCTGGCGCTCGCCTATCCCATCTATCTCGGGTTTGCAGCCGCGCTCGCACCACCGCCCAATGCTGCGGGGGCCTTCGCAGACTATATGGGCGTGCGCATGTGGTCAGTGCCGTTCGTTCTCATCAATTATGTGCTGCTTGGATGGTTCTATGGCCGGGCCGACGCGCGCACCGGCATGTGGCTGCAAATTCTCATCAATATCGTCAATATCGTGCTCAGCGTCTGGTTCGTTCTGGGGCTGGGCTGGGGCGTTCCGGGCGTTGCCTGGGCCACCGTCATCGGGCAAGGCGTCGCCGCTATCGCCGGGGTGGTCATCGCCATACGCCATTATGGCGGCATCAAGCCGATTCTTGCCAATACGACCCTTGCGGCCCTGCTCGACGTTGCGGCAATCAAACGGATGATCGGTCTGAGCCGAGATCTGATCATCCGCTCGGCGGCCCTGATGGGCGCTTTTGCCTATTTCGCCGCGCAGAGCGCGCGCATGGGTGAGATCGAATTGGCGTCCAACGCCATTCTGCTGCAACTGTTTTCGGTTTCGGCATTCTTTCTCGACGGCATCGCCACGGCTTCCGAACAATTGTGTGGCAAGGCGGTCGGCGCGCGTTGGCGCCCGGCCTTCGAGCGGGCCACAAAGCTCACTCTGGGTTGGGGCCTGCTTATCGCCGGCACGCTGAGCGTTTTGCTGTTCAGCTTCGGGTGGCTGGCCATTGATCTGATGACCACCAACGCCGAAGTTCGCGAAATGGCCCGGGTCTATCTGGTCATGGCGGCGTTGACCCCGCTTACCGGTATGCCCGCTTTCGTTTATGACGGCGTGATGATCGGCGCGACCTTCAACGTTACGATGCGCAACGGGATGATCGTTTCACTTATCGTCTATCTTGCAACCGCCATGATCCTGCAGCCGATCCTTGGCCTCTGGGGGTTGTGGATCGCGCTGCATGTGCTGCTGTTGGTGCGCGCCGGCATCTATGCGGTCGCCATCGAACGGCGGAAGGACGAAATTTTCACCTAG